In Microbulbifer celer, a single window of DNA contains:
- a CDS encoding NADPH:quinone oxidoreductase family protein, protein MRALVCKSFGPVEELTIAERETAPLKPNEVKLDIRAAGVNFPDALMVAGKYQVQPDLPFIPGGECAGIISELGSEVRGFNIGDRVIAMPGLAAFAEQVNVDHKLLMPMPEQLDFVQAAGFCITYATSYYAFKQRAQLKEGETLVVLGAAGGVGVTAIQLGKIMGARVIACASSDEKLGFCREIGADEVINYSTENLKDRIRELTDGKGADVIYDPVGGDFTEAAYRSIAWGGRYLVIGFAAGDIPKLPLNLPLLKAGDILGIFWGGWAARDPKGNMQNFSELLQLVADGKLNPLTTEVFPLEEFTQAFAAITERRARGKVILSMEN, encoded by the coding sequence ATGCGTGCACTGGTATGCAAGTCCTTTGGTCCGGTGGAAGAGTTGACTATCGCGGAGCGTGAAACAGCGCCACTGAAACCGAATGAGGTAAAGCTTGATATTCGTGCGGCCGGTGTCAATTTTCCCGATGCTTTGATGGTCGCCGGAAAGTATCAGGTGCAGCCTGACCTACCGTTTATTCCCGGTGGGGAGTGTGCGGGGATTATTTCAGAGCTTGGCAGTGAGGTGCGCGGGTTTAATATCGGTGATCGCGTTATTGCGATGCCAGGACTGGCGGCCTTTGCAGAACAGGTCAATGTCGATCACAAACTCCTGATGCCGATGCCCGAGCAGCTGGATTTTGTTCAGGCAGCGGGGTTCTGTATCACCTATGCGACGTCCTACTACGCGTTCAAGCAGCGTGCTCAGCTGAAAGAGGGAGAAACACTGGTTGTCCTGGGCGCGGCGGGTGGGGTCGGCGTCACCGCTATTCAGTTGGGGAAAATCATGGGAGCGAGGGTGATTGCCTGTGCATCCAGTGATGAGAAACTCGGGTTCTGTCGGGAGATTGGTGCCGATGAGGTCATCAATTACAGTACCGAAAACCTCAAAGATCGCATTCGCGAGTTAACCGATGGCAAAGGCGCCGATGTGATTTATGATCCCGTAGGTGGGGACTTTACCGAGGCTGCGTATCGCTCAATTGCCTGGGGCGGACGTTACCTGGTTATAGGATTTGCGGCAGGAGATATTCCCAAGTTGCCTCTCAATCTACCGCTACTGAAAGCGGGTGATATCCTGGGTATTTTCTGGGGCGGCTGGGCCGCGAGGGATCCTAAGGGGAATATGCAGAACTTTTCCGAGTTGCTGCAGTTGGTAGCGGACGGAAAGCTTAATCCCTTGACTACCGAAGTCTTCCCGCTGGAAGAGTTTACCCAGGCGTTTGCGGCTATCACGGAACGTCGCGCCCGGGGTAAAGTAATCCTGTCGATGGAGAACTGA
- a CDS encoding carboxymuconolactone decarboxylase family protein — protein MGRGADTDRSVFALRCQMSRITLIENPADERVKAIFEDVRTQMGGIPYLFRAYANSPPLLEHFWEQYRNLMFIGRLSRPLKEAIALMVSADNHCDYGISLHSHALESLGVPAKEILRIRTDPDHAHFPPKEHVLLEVARHANIAPHDHGERLITEARKTEATDAEILEALAVSGMIAGTNRTADMLGLQAMI, from the coding sequence TTGGGCCGCGGTGCAGATACAGACCGTTCCGTTTTTGCTTTGAGGTGCCAGATGAGCCGGATAACGTTGATTGAGAATCCTGCAGATGAGCGGGTGAAAGCAATTTTTGAGGATGTTCGTACCCAGATGGGCGGTATTCCATACCTGTTCAGAGCGTACGCCAACAGTCCACCGCTACTGGAGCATTTCTGGGAACAGTACCGCAACCTGATGTTTATCGGCCGTTTATCCAGGCCGCTTAAAGAGGCTATTGCTCTGATGGTTTCTGCAGACAACCACTGTGACTACGGAATTTCTCTTCACAGCCATGCTCTGGAGTCTCTGGGTGTGCCGGCGAAGGAGATTCTGCGTATCCGCACCGACCCGGATCACGCGCACTTCCCCCCTAAAGAGCATGTGCTGCTTGAAGTGGCACGACATGCAAATATCGCTCCCCATGACCACGGTGAACGTCTGATCACGGAGGCGCGAAAAACGGAGGCGACTGACGCTGAAATTCTGGAGGCTCTGGCGGTTTCTGGAATGATTGCGGGGACCAATCGTACAGCGGATATGTTGGGTCTTCAGGCAATGATTTGA
- a CDS encoding sigma-70 family RNA polymerase sigma factor, translating into MYADKLYGLTDEALLNHYHQTRNLNAFKLLYKRHNNQLFRYCIQISQARGCQLLEDLWREILEAPPKLSGRRLNNWFYIQINRRLQCGEFSGDRDYKQGKKIDAELKQQIQTALKDTVFNAVQKLPRPHRNIFLLHRECRLSLATIADIERLSLKECRDLLHSAFELIETTLHGSPHKPWKTELAENLDCAAQLPVEDTDIGIWERIKEKVRVWSAPPVAGREDHPVGGTEKIA; encoded by the coding sequence ATGTATGCGGACAAGTTGTATGGTCTCACAGATGAAGCCTTGCTCAACCATTACCACCAAACCCGAAATTTGAATGCGTTCAAACTGCTGTATAAACGGCACAACAATCAACTCTTTCGCTACTGCATTCAGATCAGTCAGGCCAGAGGCTGCCAGTTGTTAGAAGACCTCTGGAGAGAAATTCTGGAAGCACCTCCGAAGCTGTCGGGCAGGCGTTTGAATAACTGGTTCTACATACAAATAAACCGCAGGTTGCAGTGCGGTGAATTCAGCGGTGATAGAGATTACAAACAAGGCAAGAAGATTGACGCGGAACTAAAGCAGCAGATTCAGACCGCACTAAAAGACACGGTATTTAATGCCGTTCAAAAGCTTCCAAGGCCTCATAGAAACATTTTTTTGTTACACCGGGAATGTCGGCTATCACTCGCCACTATTGCCGACATAGAACGACTTTCACTAAAAGAGTGCCGCGATTTATTACATTCAGCATTTGAATTGATAGAAACAACACTGCATGGCAGCCCCCACAAACCATGGAAGACAGAGTTGGCTGAAAATCTGGACTGCGCTGCTCAACTCCCCGTCGAAGATACAGACATTGGCATCTGGGAACGAATCAAAGAAAAGGTACGAGTATGGTCTGCCCCTCCCGTCGCTGGTCGCGAAGACCACCCGGTAGGCGGCACAGAGAAAATTGCGTGA
- the dinB gene encoding DNA polymerase IV — MRKIIHCDCDCFYASVEMRDDPNLQGRPIAVGGASERRGVISTCNYEARTFGVRSAMPSAQAMKLCPDLIVVPGNMKKYREVSAQIREIFLEFTDRIEPLSLDEAYLDVSDSLHFNGSATLIAREIRRRVSDQLGITISAGVAPNKFLAKIASDWEKPDGLTVITPQSVEDFVLRLPIAKLHGVGRVTAEKMHRQGIHTCSDLRPLSLIELVQRYGKFGNRLYHLCRGIDERPVSSNESRKSVSVEHTFKSDLIHQEDWLEEMTNLFGRLQERLEKLDARYEINGVQVKVKYADFTQMTHERGSRAARISEFKQLLQQCWDKRNDPIRLLGVGIKLKDLRAELGPEQLPLPFSQTQRLTA; from the coding sequence ATGCGTAAGATCATTCATTGCGATTGCGACTGCTTCTACGCCTCTGTAGAAATGCGTGACGACCCCAATCTACAGGGGCGACCAATCGCTGTGGGTGGTGCCAGCGAACGAAGGGGGGTCATCTCAACCTGCAACTATGAGGCGCGCACCTTTGGTGTTCGCTCAGCCATGCCCAGTGCGCAAGCAATGAAGTTGTGCCCTGATCTGATTGTAGTACCGGGCAACATGAAAAAATATCGAGAAGTAAGCGCGCAGATCCGGGAAATATTTCTAGAATTTACCGACAGAATAGAACCCCTATCTCTGGATGAAGCATATCTGGATGTGAGCGATAGCCTTCACTTCAACGGAAGCGCAACATTGATTGCCCGTGAGATTCGCCGCCGGGTGAGCGACCAATTGGGCATTACGATTTCTGCCGGTGTGGCTCCCAACAAATTCCTCGCCAAAATTGCCAGCGACTGGGAAAAGCCGGACGGCCTGACGGTTATCACGCCCCAGTCTGTAGAGGACTTTGTTCTCAGGTTGCCAATTGCCAAGCTCCACGGTGTGGGCCGGGTTACAGCTGAAAAAATGCATCGGCAGGGCATCCATACCTGCAGCGACCTGCGGCCCCTGTCTCTGATCGAGCTGGTCCAGCGTTACGGCAAGTTTGGCAACCGTCTGTACCATCTTTGCCGCGGTATCGATGAGCGCCCGGTCAGCAGTAACGAATCACGCAAGAGCGTCAGTGTTGAACACACCTTCAAGTCGGATTTGATCCACCAGGAAGACTGGCTGGAAGAAATGACCAACCTGTTCGGCCGCCTGCAGGAACGCCTCGAAAAACTGGACGCCCGCTATGAGATCAACGGAGTCCAGGTAAAGGTAAAATATGCCGACTTTACCCAGATGACCCACGAGCGCGGCAGCCGAGCAGCCCGCATATCAGAGTTTAAACAGCTGCTGCAACAATGTTGGGACAAGCGCAATGATCCTATCCGACTGCTGGGTGTCGGCATCAAACTCAAGGACTTGCGCGCCGAATTGGGGCCAGAGCAATTGCCCCTACCCTTCTCCCAAACACAGCGACTAACTGCCTAG
- a CDS encoding DUF6116 family protein, with product MKRVLPSALVGWFLNYARKLKHPTLFKWVCALFLFDLLIPDMVPFVDELLLGLATLFLASWRRHEKTEEDATTRQEKIVNEPIAKESTSKSQTGSRK from the coding sequence ATGAAACGTGTACTGCCCAGTGCGTTAGTTGGCTGGTTTCTCAACTATGCCCGAAAGCTCAAGCATCCAACGCTATTCAAGTGGGTTTGTGCACTCTTTCTTTTCGACCTGTTGATTCCCGATATGGTTCCATTTGTCGATGAGCTACTGCTTGGGCTGGCGACGCTATTTCTCGCATCCTGGAGAAGGCATGAGAAGACTGAGGAAGATGCAACGACAAGACAAGAGAAAATTGTCAACGAACCTATAGCAAAAGAATCAACCTCAAAGTCCCAGACTGGGAGCCGAAAATAG
- a CDS encoding BapA/Bap/LapF family large adhesin: MEATIFDKVTGTAQKIDATNNIGVTSPSIVKLDVGPEEVASFVQSGFDLVITLKNGETITLYNFFQVGENGLRSELVLEDDDSVLWWGQRGETFTEFSFTEIQSLDDLLAITQADGAIPVWAWVGLGALGLGAIAASSDSSSKGGSREFLDDTDSDDDPAPPTSPPPVDPPDESDADADTDADADADADADADADADADADADADADADADADADADADADADADADADADADADADADADADADADADADADADADADADADADADADADADADADADADADADADADADADADADADADADADADADADADADADADADADADADADADADADADADADADADADADADADADADADADADADADADADADADADADADADADADADADADADADADADADADADADADADADADADADADADADADADADADADADADADADADADADADADADADADADADADADADADADADADADADADADADADADADADADADADADADADADADADADADADADADADADADADADADADTDFELVDVDDDAVLECEISLEPEAEPDQDSDEQFNALGISIADLASLDIGSGDQPLVGFDLTEDTNETVFDLDIDGVVGIGVLDQYVLIVERFEDGEWVRVEDAENNLDDGILSLSLLGLGGTSGQVTLENLDAGEYRATLVPDPGLISVGVAITRTIDVTATDFVEVETIVGSQPAEGNFIDQSASGDTDNLEIQSVTFDGNLVTPTGGEIEIEGDYGTLVMQSDGSYVYTPNEALGEAGVDNFTVTVVDTETNEALSANLNIEVTKEVVPDDGDADADADADADADADADADADADADADADADTDADADADADADADADADADADADADADADADADADADADADADADADADADADADADADADADADADADADADADADADADADADADADADADADADADAPAAPTATLTNDTGVDDTDGITSDGSVTVSGLEPDATWEYSIDGGATWTTGTGTEFTLPEGEYPDGEVLVRQTDAAGNISPEGSLGPVTIDNTAPAAPTATLTNDTGVDDTDGITSDGSVTVSGLEPDATWEYSIDGGATWTTGTGTEFTLPEGEYPDGEVLVRQTDAAGNISPEGSLGPVTIDNTAPAAPTATLTNDTGVDDTDGITSDGSVTVSGLEPDATWEYSIDGGATWTTGTGTEFTLPEGEYPDGEVLVRQTDAAGNISPEGSLGPVTIDNTAPAAPTATLTNDTGVDDTDGITSDGSVTVSGLEPDATWEYSIDGGATWTTGTGTEFTLPEGEYPDGEVLVRQTDAAGNISPEGSLGPVTIDNTAPAAPTATLTNDTGVDDTDGITSDGSVTVSGLEPDATWEYSIDGGATWTTGTGTEFTLPEGEYPDGEVLVRQTDAAGNISPEGSLGPVTIDNTAPAAPTATLTNDTGVDDTDGITSDGSVTVSGLEPDATWEYSIDGGATWTTGTGTEFTLPEGEYPDGEVLVRQTDAAGNISPEGSLGPVTIDNTAPAAPTATLTNDTGVDDTDGITSDGSVTVSGLEPDATWEYSIDGGATWTTGTGTEFTLPEGEYPDGEVLVRQTDAAGNISPEGSLGPVTIDNTAPAAPTATLTNDTGVDDTDGITSDGSVTVSGLEPDATWEYSIDGGATWTTGTGTEFTLPEGEYPDGEVLVRQTDAAGNISPEGSLGPVTIDNTAPAAPTATLTNDTGVDDTDGITSDGSVTVSGLEPDATWEYSIDGGATWTTGTGTEFTLPEGEYPDGEVLVRQTDAAGNTSPEGSLGAVSVVSLDGVDEVATALLNILAAESAADHGEADYGLLGVYLNLIGLDLQANVLGTSTVEFEVDPGHTQDLTFEFDSTLSAAVLGDLRIVIQKWDPATEAWTAIDNSEDEASILEIGLLGGGGDGVTVEGLGSGEYRAFIAADGVVATVASSLSVSGTDYDNTVIVGYEGVAVNGNVLDNDAADTIVESVNSEPVGAGGATIVGTYGTLEIDQDGTYTYTPFDADDSGIGQVDVFEYTLTDTISGASALATLYVQIDSESVEMTWDENDPSLPATFAFSASDDTADASVVWANVVDEDFFTEADGELIGVGDQTYISDTFTITENMEVSGSVEVSVLLAAIASGEVFLEREASPGTWETVASDSFSIVLGGLGTVSTIDLSTVDFTAGDYRVRATKSGLASVTLNIATDVDVVYLDQFEIESAVGAVGNLLDNDVEGSEFSTLQVDNGSGFVDVTDSTVVAGDFGTLTIDADGNYTYTPDGTYFDTTSQDVFDYQLVHPVTGAVAGGSLTVTLEPSGAGVLLAPSVEPFAMAFAEESDGSQESDFAQSHDAGLETLNWQGGDDVIALGDYVGEFSNIQAIDLDEENAVTLSVGLEDLLSISSGDESFYINGDGSDTVDILAEWDAADSGSAHGDDYNIYVSIDDPTQELWVENGINVV; encoded by the coding sequence ATGGAAGCGACAATTTTTGATAAGGTGACTGGGACAGCACAAAAGATCGATGCGACCAATAATATTGGGGTGACATCTCCAAGCATCGTAAAGCTGGATGTTGGACCTGAGGAAGTTGCCTCATTTGTTCAATCGGGTTTCGACCTGGTAATAACGCTAAAGAACGGTGAAACAATAACGCTGTATAACTTCTTCCAGGTCGGAGAAAACGGCCTTAGAAGCGAGCTTGTTCTCGAAGATGACGATTCAGTTCTTTGGTGGGGCCAGCGTGGCGAGACATTTACCGAGTTTTCATTTACCGAAATCCAATCGTTGGATGACCTTCTGGCGATCACCCAAGCCGATGGAGCTATACCTGTCTGGGCCTGGGTCGGTTTAGGCGCGCTGGGGCTCGGCGCGATTGCCGCCTCTTCGGACTCCTCCTCAAAAGGTGGAAGCAGAGAATTTCTGGATGATACCGACTCTGATGATGATCCCGCTCCCCCAACTTCTCCTCCTCCTGTAGATCCTCCTGACGAATCAGATGCCGATGCTGATACGGACGCCGACGCAGATGCTGACGCCGATGCGGATGCTGACGCCGATGCGGATGCTGACGCTGATGCGGATGCAGATGCCGATGCGGATGCAGACGCAGACGCAGATGCAGATGCGGACGCCGATGCGGATGCCGATGCGGATGCTGATGCCGACGCGGATGCCGATGCAGATGCTGATGCCGATGCCGATGCCGATGCCGATGCCGATGCCGACGCGGATGCCGATGCAGATGCTGATGCCGATGCCGATGCCGATGCTGATGCGGATGCCGACGCTGATGCGGATGCCGACGCGGATGCCGATGCAGATGCCGATGCCGACGCGGATGCGGACGCCGACGCCGACGCCGACGCCGATGCGGATGCGGATGCCGATGCGGACGCCGACGCTGATGCGGACGCCGACGCCGACGCCGACGCCGACGCTGATGCGGACGCCGACGCCGACGCCGACGCGGATGCCGATGCAGACGCCGATGCCGACGCGGATGCCGACGCGGATGCCGACGCGGATGCGGATGCCGATGCAGACGCCGATGCCGATGCGGACGCGGATGCCGATGCCGATGCGGACGCGGATGCAGATGCGGATGCGGACGCAGATGCCGACGCGGATGCCGATGCTGATGCCGATGCTGATGCCGATGCCGACGCCGATGCCGACGCGGACGCCGATGCGGACGCGGATGCCGATGCGGACGCCGATGCCGATGCGGACGCCGATGCCGATGCAGACGCGGATGCCGATGCGGATGCAGACGCCGACGCCGACGCCGACGCTGATGCGGATGCGGACGCCGATGCTGATGCCGACGCGGATGCGGATGCGGACGCCGATGCGGACGCCGACGCTGATGCGGACGCCGACGCCGACGCCGACGCCGACGCCGATGCCGATGCGGATGCTGATGCCGACGCTGATGCGGACGCGGATGCCGATGCCGATGCGGACGCTGATGCCGATGCTGACGCTGACGCTGACGCTGACGCTGACGCCGACGCCGACGCCGACGCCGACGCCGACGCCGATGCCGATGCCGATGCCGATGCCGACGCCGACGCCGACGCAGATGCTGACACCGACTTCGAACTAGTCGATGTGGACGATGACGCGGTCCTGGAGTGCGAGATCAGCTTGGAGCCTGAAGCAGAGCCTGATCAAGACAGTGATGAGCAGTTTAATGCGCTGGGTATCAGCATCGCTGACCTCGCCAGCCTGGATATCGGCTCTGGTGATCAGCCACTCGTAGGGTTCGATCTAACTGAGGACACCAACGAGACGGTATTTGACCTCGACATCGATGGCGTGGTGGGTATCGGTGTGCTGGATCAATACGTCTTGATTGTTGAGCGTTTTGAAGACGGGGAGTGGGTGCGCGTTGAGGACGCCGAGAATAATCTCGATGACGGTATTCTCTCACTCAGCCTACTCGGCCTGGGTGGCACTTCCGGGCAGGTAACTCTGGAGAACCTGGATGCGGGTGAATATCGAGCGACACTGGTTCCCGACCCGGGGCTGATCAGTGTTGGCGTGGCCATCACCCGTACTATCGACGTCACCGCAACGGACTTTGTGGAGGTCGAGACGATCGTCGGAAGTCAGCCTGCGGAAGGCAACTTCATAGATCAGTCTGCCAGTGGGGATACGGATAACCTTGAAATCCAGTCGGTTACCTTTGACGGTAACCTGGTGACACCCACCGGCGGTGAAATAGAAATCGAGGGTGACTATGGCACCCTGGTAATGCAAAGTGATGGCAGTTACGTCTACACGCCGAATGAAGCGTTGGGCGAGGCCGGCGTAGACAACTTTACCGTCACGGTTGTAGACACTGAAACGAATGAAGCGTTGTCAGCCAACCTGAATATCGAAGTGACCAAGGAAGTAGTGCCTGACGACGGGGATGCAGATGCTGATGCCGACGCCGACGCCGACGCCGACGCCGACGCCGACGCCGACGCGGATGCCGATGCGGATGCGGACGCAGATGCCGATACCGATGCGGACGCAGATGCCGACGCCGACGCGGATGCCGATGCCGATGCGGATGCAGATGCCGATGCGGATGCCGATGCCGACGCTGATGCGGATGCGGACGCCGATGCGGACGCAGATGCCGACGCAGATGCCGACGCAGATGCCGATGCGGACGCCGATGCAGACGCCGATGCCGATGCGGACGCCGATGCAGATGCCGATGCAGATGCAGATGCAGATGCAGATGCCGATGCCGATGCAGATGCAGATGCCGATGCCGATGCAGATGCCGATGCAGACGCCGATGCTGACGCTGATGCCCCGGCGGCACCAACAGCCACCCTGACCAACGACACGGGTGTCGACGACACCGATGGCATTACCAGTGACGGCAGCGTGACTGTCAGTGGTCTGGAACCCGATGCCACCTGGGAGTACTCCATCGACGGTGGTGCGACCTGGACTACCGGCACCGGTACAGAGTTCACCCTGCCGGAAGGTGAATACCCCGACGGCGAGGTACTGGTACGGCAAACCGACGCGGCCGGCAACATCAGCCCCGAAGGTTCGCTGGGTCCGGTGACCATCGACAACACCGCCCCGGCGGCACCAACAGCCACCCTGACCAACGACACGGGTGTCGACGACACCGACGGTATTACCAGTGACGGCAGCGTGACTGTCAGTGGTCTGGAACCCGATGCCACCTGGGAGTACTCCATCGACGGTGGTGCGACCTGGACTACCGGCACCGGTACAGAGTTCACCCTGCCAGAAGGTGAATACCCCGACGGCGAGGTCCTGGTACGGCAAACCGACGCGGCCGGCAACATCAGCCCCGAAGGTTCGCTGGGTCCGGTGACCATCGACAACACCGCCCCGGCGGCACCAACAGCCACCCTGACCAACGACACGGGTGTCGACGACACCGATGGCATTACCAGTGACGGCAGCGTGACTGTCAGTGGTCTGGAACCCGATGCCACCTGGGAGTACTCCATCGACGGTGGTGCGACCTGGACTACCGGAACCGGTACAGAGTTCACCCTGCCGGAAGGTGAATACCCCGACGGCGAGGTACTGGTACGGCAAACCGACGCGGCCGGCAACATCAGCCCCGAAGGTTCGCTGGGTCCGGTGACCATCGACAACACCGCCCCGGCGGCACCAACAGCCACCCTGACCAACGACACGGGTGTCGACGACACCGACGGTATTACCAGTGACGGCAGCGTGACTGTCAGTGGTCTGGAACCCGATGCCACCTGGGAGTACTCCATCGACGGTGGTGCGACCTGGACTACCGGAACCGGTACAGAGTTCACCCTGCCGGAAGGTGAATACCCCGACGGCGAGGTACTGGTACGGCAAACCGACGCGGCCGGCAACATCAGCCCCGAAGGTTCGCTGGGTCCGGTGACCATCGACAACACCGCCCCGGCGGCACCAACAGCCACCCTGACCAACGACACGGGTGTCGACGACACCGATGGCATTACCAGTGACGGCAGCGTGACTGTCAGTGGTCTGGAACCCGATGCCACCTGGGAGTACTCCATCGACGGTGGTGCGACCTGGACTACCGGCACCGGTACAGAGTTCACCCTGCCGGAAGGTGAATACCCCGACGGCGAGGTACTGGTACGGCAAACCGACGCGGCCGGCAACATCAGCCCCGAAGGTTCGCTGGGTCCGGTGACCATCGACAACACCGCCCCGGCGGCACCAACAGCCACCCTGACCAACGACACGGGTGTCGACGACACCGATGGCATTACCAGTGACGGCAGCGTTACTGTCAGTGGTCTGGAACCCGATGCCACCTGGGAGTACTCCATCGACGGTGGTGCGACCTGGACTACCGGCACCGGTACAGAGTTCACCCTGCCAGAAGGTGAATACCCCGACGGCGAGGTCCTGGTACGGCAAACCGACGCGGCCGGCAACATCAGCCCCGAAGGTTCGCTGGGTCCGGTGACCATCGACAACACCGCCCCGGCGGCACCAACAGCCACCCTGACCAACGACACGGGTGTCGACGACACCGACGGTATTACCAGTGACGGCAGCGTGACTGTCAGTGGTCTGGAACCCGATGCCACCTGGGAGTACTCCATCGACGGTGGTGCGACCTGGACTACCGGCACCGGTACAGAGTTCACCCTGCCAGAAGGTGAATACCCCGACGGCGAGGTCCTGGTACGGCAAACCGACGCGGCCGGCAACATCAGCCCCGAAGGTTCGCTGGGTCCGGTGACCATCGACAACACCGCCCCGGCGGCACCAACAGCCACCCTGACCAACGACACGGGTGTTGACGACACCGACGGTATTACCAGTGACGGCAGCGTGACTGTCAGTGGTCTGGAACCCGATGCCACCTGGGAGTACTCCATCGACGGTGGTGCGACCTGGACTACCGGCACCGGTACAGAGTTCACCCTGCCAGAAGGTGAATACCCCGACGGCGAGGTCCTGGTACGGCAAACCGACGCGGCCGGCAACATCAGCCCCGAAGGTTCGCTGGGTCCGGTGACCATCGACAACACCGCCCCGGCGGCACCAACAGCCACCCTGACCAACGACACGGGTGTCGACGACACCGACGGTATTACCAGTGACGGCAGCGTGACTGTCAGTGGTCTGGAACCCGATGCCACCTGGGAGTACTCCATCGACGGTGGTGCGACCTGGACTACCGGCACCGGTACAGAGTTCACCCTGCCGGAAGGTGAATACCCCGACGGCGAGGTCCTGGTACGGCAAACCGACGCGGCCGGCAACACTAGCCCCGAAGGCTCGCTGGGTGCTGTGAGTGTCGTCTCCCTGGATGGGGTCGATGAAGTGGCAACAGCGCTGCTGAATATCCTGGCTGCGGAATCGGCCGCGGATCATGGAGAAGCCGATTATGGATTGCTCGGCGTCTACCTGAATCTGATTGGGCTTGATTTGCAGGCAAACGTTCTCGGTACGTCGACCGTGGAATTTGAAGTTGACCCGGGACATACCCAGGATCTGACATTCGAGTTCGACTCGACGCTATCTGCAGCGGTGCTTGGCGACCTGCGTATCGTCATCCAGAAGTGGGATCCCGCTACGGAAGCCTGGACAGCCATCGATAACTCCGAGGACGAAGCCTCGATACTCGAGATCGGGCTGCTAGGTGGTGGTGGTGATGGCGTCACTGTCGAGGGGCTGGGTAGCGGTGAGTACCGTGCCTTTATCGCCGCTGACGGCGTTGTGGCTACGGTAGCCAGTTCATTGTCTGTCAGTGGCACAGACTACGACAACACCGTCATCGTCGGCTACGAGGGTGTCGCTGTGAACGGCAATGTTCTCGACAACGATGCCGCGGACACGATTGTCGAGAGTGTGAATAGCGAACCCGTTGGGGCCGGCGGCGCTACCATCGTCGGAACTTACGGCACGCTGGAGATCGATCAGGACGGCACTTACACCTATACGCCATTCGACGCCGACGACTCCGGCATCGGACAGGTGGATGTGTTCGAGTACACCCTGACTGATACGATCAGTGGCGCCAGCGCGCTAGCGACGCTGTACGTCCAGATCGACAGTGAGAGCGTCGAGATGACCTGGGATGAGAACGATCCCTCCCTGCCTGCAACATTTGCATTTTCCGCATCGGATGATACGGCGGATGCATCGGTGGTCTGGGCCAATGTGGTCGACGAAGACTTCTTTACGGAGGCCGATGGTGAGCTGATTGGCGTAGGCGATCAGACCTATATCAGCGATACATTCACTATCACTGAAAATATGGAAGTGTCTGGCAGTGTCGAGGTATCGGTACTCCTCGCTGCAATCGCCAGCGGGGAAGTGTTCCTGGAAAGGGAAGCTTCCCCCGGTACTTGGGAAACCGTTGCCAGTGATAGCTTTAGTATTGTTCTTGGCGGTCTTGGCACGGTGTCTACGATAGACCTTTCCACAGTCGACTTTACTGCTGGCGACTATAGAGTACGCGCAACCAAGTCTGGGCTGGCCTCGGTGACACTCAACATCGCAACTGACGTTGATGTTGTTTACCTCGACCAGTTTGAAATCGAAAGCGCTGTTGGCGCCGTCGGAAACCTCCTCGACAACGACGTCGAAGGCTCCGAGTTCTCCACACTTCAGGTCGACAATGGCTCCGGCTTCGTGGATGTCACCGACTCGACCGTTGTGGCGGGTGACTTCGGTACCCTGACCATCGATGCCGACGGCAACTACACCTACACCCCGGATGGAACCTATTTTGACACCACATCGCAGGATGTCTTTGACTATCAATTGGTTCATCCCGTGACGGGAGCCGTTGCTGGTGGATCTCTGACGGTTACGTTGGAACCATCGGGGGCCGGTGTCTTGTTAGCGCCTTCCGTGGAGCCATTTGCAATGGCATTTGCCGAAGAGAGTGACGGATCGCAGGAAAGCGACTTTGCTCAAAGTCACGATGCCGGTTTGGAAACACTCAATTGGCAAGGTGGAGATGATGTTATTGCGCTGGGTGACTATGTAGGTGAGTTCTCAAATATCCAGGCCATTGATCTGGATGAAGAGAACGCGGTGACACTGTCTGTTGGTCTGGAAGACTTGCTGTCTATCTCCAGTGGTGATGAGAGTTTCTACATCAATGGCGATGGCAGTGATACCGTGGACATACTCGCTGAGTGGGACGCAGCTGATAGCGGTTCTGCCCATGGAGACGACTATAACATCTACGTGTCCATTGATGATCCCACTCAAGAGCTGTGGGTAGAGAATGGCATCAACGTTGTCTGA